The following are encoded together in the Bdellovibrio sp. ArHS genome:
- a CDS encoding SDR family oxidoreductase: MKKAALITGASSGIGAATAIEYSRNGYFIYLMGRNKERLQETALQCRSGASILSCDMTDEAALQKRLQEVLSAKIHRLEVLVNNAGIFATHDFVEGTDDLWKQQMEMNFFIPVRVARAFFPYFKDHGGGSIVNISSTLGLRPTANTGAYSASKAALINWTQSLALEGGPLKIRVNCVCPGIVDTPIHQFHSLAADAKKEALSQMSSLQPLGRIGTAEDIAKTAYFLGSDLSSWTTGAVVAVDGGINLA, from the coding sequence CACTGCCATTGAATACTCTCGTAACGGCTATTTCATTTATCTTATGGGTCGAAACAAAGAACGCCTGCAGGAAACGGCCCTCCAGTGCCGCAGTGGCGCTTCGATCCTTTCTTGCGATATGACAGATGAAGCGGCTTTACAAAAGCGACTGCAAGAAGTGCTCAGTGCAAAGATTCACCGCCTGGAAGTTTTAGTGAATAATGCCGGCATCTTTGCAACCCACGACTTCGTTGAGGGAACTGACGATCTTTGGAAACAACAAATGGAGATGAACTTCTTCATTCCCGTGCGCGTGGCCCGTGCCTTCTTTCCTTATTTCAAAGACCATGGTGGAGGCAGTATCGTGAATATCTCGTCCACTTTAGGACTTCGCCCCACAGCAAACACCGGCGCGTATTCCGCCAGCAAAGCAGCTTTGATCAATTGGACGCAAAGTCTGGCTTTGGAAGGCGGCCCGCTAAAAATTCGCGTGAACTGTGTCTGCCCGGGTATTGTCGACACCCCTATTCACCAGTTTCATTCTTTGGCTGCGGATGCAAAGAAAGAAGCTCTTAGCCAGATGTCGAGCCTGCAACCTTTAGGTCGCATCGGCACAGCGGAAGATATTGCGAAAACTGCTTACTTCCTGGGAAGCGATCTTTCCAGCTGGACGACAGGAGCTGTTGTTGCCGTTGACGGAGGCATCAATCTCGCATGA
- a CDS encoding 6-carboxytetrahydropterin synthase, which yields MMLVLKSPFSSAHLYQQPLWSPEENTKTFGRCYTEHGHGHNYKLEVAFQIRDSEITEQKKELQKLLDSLTRALDHEHLNFVIPEFKTQIPTTENIALYFLNKLKERGRDKDVAYLRLYEMDNLWTEIRR from the coding sequence ATGATGCTTGTTTTAAAAAGTCCTTTTAGCAGCGCGCATCTTTATCAGCAGCCTTTGTGGAGTCCTGAGGAAAACACGAAGACGTTCGGTCGCTGCTATACCGAACACGGTCACGGGCACAACTACAAACTGGAAGTGGCTTTTCAGATTCGAGATTCCGAGATCACCGAACAAAAGAAAGAACTGCAAAAGCTTTTGGATTCGCTGACCCGTGCCTTGGATCACGAACACTTGAATTTTGTGATCCCGGAATTTAAAACGCAGATTCCAACTACGGAAAACATCGCTTTATATTTTTTAAATAAACTTAAGGAACGAGGACGGGATAAGGATGTCGCCTACCTGCGCCTTTATGAAATGGACAATTTGTGGACGGAGATCCGCCGATGA